The Triticum aestivum cultivar Chinese Spring chromosome 3A, IWGSC CS RefSeq v2.1, whole genome shotgun sequence genome includes a region encoding these proteins:
- the LOC123060886 gene encoding uncharacterized protein: MSLRQLLGWSDGEVMRPESKPCSRLMRHTAGIFSVGGGLAFWVLSRLHYGPRITVPRSLRWASCGAMGTSATAAMLVRLFSPECEPQNIAAFDRPEYKPA; the protein is encoded by the exons ATGTCGCTACGTCAGCTACTGGGATGGTCAGATGGAGAGGTGATGCGGCCGGAGTCAAAGCCGTGTTCCCGACTGATGCGCCACACTGCTGGTATCTTCTCAGTTGGTGGTGGCCTTGCTTTCTGGGTGCTTTCCCGCCTTCACTATG GTCCAAGGATAACGGTTCCAAGGAGTCTCAGGTGGGCATCCTGTGGAGCGATGGGCACGAGCGCGACGGCAGCCATGCTTGTGCGGCTCTTCAGCCCGGAGTGTGAACCACAGAACATAGCAGCTTTCGACAGACCTGAATACAAGCCTGCATAG
- the LOC123060887 gene encoding probable transcription factor At3g04930: MASAAPSRSRSSSSADQDEEGTDSDASNDSPPPAAQQAPPPPFPDSSAPPPPAPAFTDPAGAGAAPPPPPQGASAAEDSRRLFQRLWTDEEELLILRGFLEFTSRRGTAFASHQYDTGPFYEEIRRKLSFDFSKNQLIEKLRRLKKKYRVCATRVAAQGAAFAFKSAHEGAIYDVARHIWRPAFKRDGAGGDASDEDDINPAAAAAAAAAAAVTEPPAAVEEGGGGGASAHTPRGRGPRRGGRKRAAQEIEAPIFPATPAPMLTDAAHEPAITAFESSVPVIAQPPPVPAAPLPPYPVTANGPTEADVRSILSPLLKELISSVAVPGQTGLGLGLGMEFGGADILGAGLGVAGLSPRAPGDEKWRQQQILELEVYLKRLELVREQVMTALQELRSSGS; the protein is encoded by the coding sequence ATGGCCTCCGCCGCGCCCTCCcgctcccgctcctcctcctccgccgaccAAGACGAGGAGGGCACCGACAGCGACGCCTCCAACGACTCCCCCCCACCTGCTGCCCAGCAGGCCCCGCCCCCACCGTTCCCCGACAGCTCGGCCCCGCCTCCTCCAGCCCCCGCCTTCACCGACCCAGCCGGCGCCGGTgcagctccgccgcctccgccgcaggGGGCGAGTGCGGCGGAGGACTCGCGGCGGCTGTTCCAGCGGCTGTGGACGGACGAGGAGGAGCTGCTCATCCTGCGCGGGTTCCTCGAGTTCACGTCGCGCCGGGGCACCGCCTTCGCGTCGCACCAGTACGACACGGGGCCCTTCTACGAGGAGATCCGCCGCAAGCTCTCCTTCGACTTCTCCAAGAACCAGCTCATCGAGAAGCTGCGCCGCCTCAAGAAGAAGTACCGCGTCTGCGCCACCCGCGTCGCCGCGCAGGGCGCCGCCTTCGCCTTCAAGAGCGCGCACGAGGGCGCCATCTACGACGTCGCGCGCCACATCTGGCGCCCGGCCTTCAAGCGCGACGGCGCCGGGGGCGACGCCTCGGACGAGGACGACATCAACCCCgctgcagcagcagccgccgcagcGGCTGCCGCCGTCACGGAGCCGCCTGCTGCGGTCGAGGAGGGTGGCGGCGGAGGCGCGTCTGCGCACACCCCTCGGGGCAGGGGCCCGCGGCGTGGTGGAAGGAAGAGGGCGGCGCAAGAGATTGAGGCGCCCATCTTCCCTGCAACGCCTGCTCCGATGTTGACCGATGCGGCTCATGAGCCGGCTATCACGGCGTTCGAGAGTTCCGTGCCGGTGATTGCACAGCCACCTCCGGTGCCGGCAGCGCCATTGCCTCCTTATCCAGTGACAGCCAATGGCCCCACTGAAGCTGATGTCCGGAGCATCCTGTCACCGCTGCTCAAGGAGCTCATCAGCTCGGTTGCTGTTCCTGGGCAGACCGGACTAGGATTGGGCTTGGGCATGGAATTCGGGGGTGCTGATATTCTTGGCGCTGGTCTTGGGGTGGCTGGACTGAGCCCTCGGGCGCCCGGTGATGAGAAGTGGAGGCAGCAGCAGATCCTTGAGCTGGAGGTCTACCTCAAGAGGCTCGAGCTTGTCCGGGAGCAGGTCATGACGGCGCTACAAGAACTCAGGTCATCAGGAAGCTGA
- the LOC123060888 gene encoding heavy metal-associated isoprenylated plant protein 39-like, with the protein MKFPGIKSMDIDQDKCTLTVVGTVDPVRVVQKLRKSCFAATVVSVDDDKPKEKKTPCQEACEKAWKEKYEKACEEKCEKACKEPCCDDCNKGTPSYGYGYRCTPGCHSSPCGLPSCHYYSNGYHGYGVRAPPAPPLGYACYEEQSRGGGGECGIQ; encoded by the coding sequence ATGAAATTTCCAGGGATCAAGTCCATGGACATTGACCAGGACAAGTGCACGCTGACGGTGGTCGGCACCGTCGACCCGGTGCGCGTCGTGCAGAAGCTCAGGAAGTCGTGCTTCGCCGCGACCGTCGTCAGCGTGGACGACGACAAGCCGAAGGAGAAGAAGACCCCCTGCCAGGAGGCCTGCGAGAAGGCCTGGAAGGAGAAGTACGAGAAGGCCTGCGAAGAGAAGTGCGAGAAGGCTTGCAAGGAGCCGTGCTGCGACGACTGCAACAAGGGGACGCCGTCGTACGGCTATGGGTACCGCTGCACGCCGGGCTGCCACTCCAGCCCCTGCGGCCTGCCCAGCTGCCACTACTACAGCAATGGCTACCACGGCTACGGCGTGCGCGCGCCACCGGCGCCGCCACTGGGATACGCCTGCTATGAGGAGCAGTCACGCGGAGGCGGAGGAGAATGCGGCATCCAGTAA